From Fusobacterium varium:
GAGATAGCGAAGCAATTGGGGATAGAATATAAAAGTGGAATAAAAAAATCTGAACTGAAAGAATTGATAGAAAAAGATATTGAAGAAAAAGAAGGATTAGATATTGCTTGGGGAAGCCTAGAAGTATTACCTGATGGTTATGGATTTTTAAGAAATACAAGTGTAGAAAAAGATGTCTATGTATCAGCCTCACAAGTAAGAAAATTTAAGCTAAGAACTGAAGATATAGTAGTTGGAGAAGTAAGAGAACCTTCAGGAGATGAAAAAAACTATGCTCTTAGAAGAGTTTTATTAGTAAATAGCGGAACACTGGAGGCTGCTGAATCAAGAGTACCTTTTGAAGACCTTGTACCAGCTTATCCAACTGAGAGATTTATTCTGGAGACTGACAGAAAAAATGTTTCAGGAAGGATAATAGATCTTATAGCGCCAATAGGAAAAGGACAAAGAGCTTTAATAATAGCTCCACCAAAAGCTGGAAAAACTATGCTCATAAGCAGCATAGCAAACTCAATGATAGAACAAAATAAAGAAACAGAAGTATGGATACTTTTAATAGATGAAAGACCTGAAGAAGTTACAGATATAAAAGAATCAGTAATAGGAGCTCAAGTATTTGCTTCTACATTTGATGAGGATCCAAGAAATCATATAAAAGTTACAGAAATGATACTGGAAAGAGCAAAAAGAAAAGTTGAAAATGGAGAAAATATAGTTATACT
This genomic window contains:
- the rho gene encoding transcription termination factor Rho → MDKLDRFLLKELQEIAKQLGIEYKSGIKKSELKELIEKDIEEKEGLDIAWGSLEVLPDGYGFLRNTSVEKDVYVSASQVRKFKLRTEDIVVGEVREPSGDEKNYALRRVLLVNSGTLEAAESRVPFEDLVPAYPTERFILETDRKNVSGRIIDLIAPIGKGQRALIIAPPKAGKTMLISSIANSMIEQNKETEVWILLIDERPEEVTDIKESVIGAQVFASTFDEDPRNHIKVTEMILERAKRKVENGENIVILMDSLTRLARAYNIVIPSSGKLISGGIDPTALYYPKNFFGTARNIRGGGSLTIIATVLVDTGSKMDDIIYEEFKSTGNCDIHLDRNLAELRIFPAIDIQRSGTRKEELLIPKSELESIWSIRRYLSQYDRATASRKLIDTILNTESNKKLLEFYEKGERKTKNEI